The following are encoded in a window of Bradyrhizobium sp. WBOS07 genomic DNA:
- a CDS encoding DUF3108 domain-containing protein — protein sequence MPLSAPTSRSLRPRLAGWLAAFCGLGVLWGAMPAAAQGKLEAQYEASLAGIPVGKGGWNIDIQDDVYSAAAAGGTTGLLKSFTGGSGTGAAQGRIVNGALVATGYQASTTTQKKTEEIRITLDKGNVKDFSILPEPPVDPDRIVVTDAHRRGVWDPMTASLLRVPGNGDPVSPEACHSSAPVFDGRMRYDLKLDFKRMETVKAEKGYRGPVVVCSLYFVPVAGYIPDRPVIKYLATQRNIEIAFAPVAGTRVLVPFWLKVPTPLGPAMLEATSFVTTAQPPRVAKTQ from the coding sequence ATGCCCTTGTCTGCGCCCACATCGCGCTCCCTGCGGCCGCGCCTGGCCGGCTGGCTGGCGGCGTTTTGCGGCCTGGGCGTGCTGTGGGGCGCGATGCCGGCGGCGGCGCAGGGCAAGCTCGAGGCGCAATATGAGGCCTCGCTGGCAGGCATTCCCGTCGGCAAGGGCGGCTGGAACATCGACATCCAGGACGACGTCTATTCGGCCGCCGCGGCCGGCGGCACCACGGGCCTGCTGAAGTCGTTCACCGGCGGCTCCGGCACCGGCGCCGCGCAGGGCCGCATCGTCAATGGCGCGCTGGTTGCGACCGGCTACCAGGCCTCCACGACGACGCAGAAGAAGACCGAAGAGATCCGCATCACGCTCGACAAGGGCAATGTGAAGGATTTTTCCATCCTCCCCGAGCCGCCGGTCGACCCCGACCGCATCGTCGTCACCGACGCCCATCGCCGCGGCGTCTGGGACCCGATGACGGCCTCGCTGCTGCGCGTGCCCGGCAATGGCGACCCGGTCTCGCCGGAGGCCTGCCACAGCTCGGCCCCGGTGTTCGACGGCCGCATGCGCTACGACCTCAAGCTCGATTTCAAGCGCATGGAGACCGTGAAGGCGGAAAAGGGCTATCGCGGCCCGGTCGTGGTCTGCTCGCTCTATTTCGTGCCGGTCGCCGGCTACATCCCCGACCGCCCCGTGATCAAGTACCTCGCCACCCAGCGCAACATCGAGATCGCCTTCGCGCCGGTGGCGGGCACCCGCGTCCTGGTGCCGTTCTGGCTGAAAGTGCCGACGCCGCTTGGCCCGGCCATGCTGGAAGCCACCAGCTTCGTCACCACCGCCCAGCCGCCGCGCGTGGCGAAGACGCAGTAA
- a CDS encoding helicase-related protein, producing the protein MAFSSSPFASERTASDRVPGAGVTAVLGPTNTGKTHLAIERMLAHPSGMIGLPLRLLAREVYNKIAARVGSEAVALVTGEEKIKPRNPRYWVSTVEAMPRDLDLSFLAVDEVQIASDLERGHVFTDRILNRRGRDETLLLGAATMRPIIERLLPGVSMITRPRLSQLEFAGDRKITRQPRRTAIVAFSADEVYAIAELIRRQHGGAAVVLGSLSPRTRNAQVEMFQNGDVDYLVATDAVGMGLNLDVDHVAFASDRKFDGYQFRRLTPSEFAQIAGRAGRATRNGTFGTTGRCAPFEPELVNALQNHTFDAVKMLQWRNSKLDFSSLGALQVSLNLAPGHEALTRAPVAEDMRVLDHAARDGEVRDIAHGKVAVERLWEACQVPDYRKLSPAAHAELVTTLYGFLMRKGCIPDAWYEAQVTQADRIDGDIDTLSARIAQIRTWTFVANRPDWLKDPERWQGITREVENKLSDALHERLTERFVDRRTSVLMRRLRENTSLNTEIGKTGEVIVEGHVIGRLDGFTFAPDAAEAGSDAKALQAAAQAVLAGEINMRAERLGNAPDDQFVLTSEGIIRWTGDAVARLSAAEDALHPRIRIISDERLTGAPRDKVQARIELWLKTHIEKLLGPMFELSKAEDVTGIARGIAFQLVEALGVLERPKIANELKDLDQSSRAVLRKYGVRFGAYHIYFPGLLKPAARALAALLWALKQDNVDLSSLSGAQHLASSGRTSFPVDKALPRDAYRVLGYKQAGERAVRVDILERLADLIRPALAWRENASGEKPAGAFDGRSFVVTQAMTSLTGSAGEDFASVLRALGYRMEKRPPLPPKPVVAEPVVAEQVVTETVAADTPPVEGSAETSTETAAEAVAGLPEAPAASTDVAAEAVTVEDAPGIEPQDEQAHDAAPAPEASAEAPVTPEDAPGIAPPAEEPTVSPEAAGLDAAAAETAATEAAASPDAAAPEAAAAPAEPELVEVWRPGGRHEDRKPRHERHRHQRHHNNQRAQAGGEAGAASAAPGEAVGGEKRNERHRHGGHRKDGGRDFRKPREGGGEGAPRPEGRDDKQRRFEGRDRDNKDRDNKGRDRDKGKFGGDRDKGRDNRGRDRDKGRDRQGGPSLRPYASSANPRERDRPADPNSPFAKLAALKEQLSGRKE; encoded by the coding sequence ATGGCTTTTTCCTCCTCCCCCTTTGCTTCCGAGCGCACGGCGTCCGATCGCGTGCCCGGCGCTGGCGTCACCGCGGTGCTCGGACCGACCAACACCGGCAAGACCCATCTCGCCATCGAGCGGATGCTCGCGCATCCCTCGGGCATGATCGGCCTGCCGCTGCGCCTGCTCGCGCGCGAGGTCTACAACAAGATCGCCGCGAGGGTCGGCAGCGAGGCGGTCGCGCTCGTCACCGGCGAGGAGAAGATCAAGCCCAGGAATCCGCGCTATTGGGTCTCGACGGTCGAGGCGATGCCGCGCGACCTCGATCTCTCCTTCCTCGCCGTCGACGAGGTGCAGATCGCATCCGATCTCGAACGCGGCCACGTCTTCACCGATCGCATCCTCAACCGCCGCGGCCGCGACGAGACGCTGCTCCTGGGCGCGGCCACCATGCGCCCGATCATCGAGCGCCTGCTGCCCGGCGTGTCCATGATCACGCGGCCCCGGCTGTCGCAGCTGGAATTCGCCGGCGACCGCAAGATCACGCGCCAGCCGCGCCGCACCGCCATCGTCGCGTTCTCGGCCGATGAAGTCTACGCCATCGCCGAACTGATCCGCCGCCAGCACGGCGGCGCTGCTGTTGTTTTGGGCTCGCTGTCGCCGCGCACGCGCAACGCGCAGGTCGAGATGTTCCAGAACGGCGACGTCGATTATCTCGTCGCCACCGACGCCGTCGGCATGGGCCTCAATCTCGATGTCGACCACGTCGCCTTCGCCTCCGACCGCAAGTTCGACGGCTATCAGTTCCGCCGGCTGACGCCGTCCGAATTCGCGCAGATCGCAGGCCGCGCCGGCCGCGCCACCCGCAACGGCACCTTCGGCACCACCGGCCGCTGCGCGCCGTTCGAGCCCGAGCTCGTCAACGCGCTGCAGAACCACACCTTCGATGCCGTGAAGATGCTGCAATGGCGCAATTCGAAGCTGGATTTCTCCTCGCTCGGCGCGCTGCAGGTGTCGCTCAACCTCGCGCCCGGCCACGAGGCGCTGACGCGCGCGCCTGTTGCCGAGGACATGCGCGTGCTCGACCACGCCGCCCGCGACGGCGAGGTGCGCGATATCGCACATGGCAAGGTCGCGGTGGAACGGCTGTGGGAGGCCTGCCAGGTCCCCGACTACCGCAAACTGTCGCCGGCCGCCCATGCCGAGCTGGTGACGACGCTGTACGGCTTTTTGATGCGGAAGGGCTGCATCCCCGATGCCTGGTATGAAGCCCAGGTCACCCAGGCCGACCGCATCGACGGCGATATCGACACGCTGTCGGCCCGGATCGCGCAGATCCGCACCTGGACCTTCGTCGCCAACCGCCCGGACTGGCTGAAAGACCCCGAGCGCTGGCAGGGAATCACGCGGGAAGTCGAAAATAAATTATCGGATGCGCTCCATGAACGCTTGACTGAGCGTTTCGTTGATCGCCGGACCAGTGTATTGATGCGCCGCCTGCGGGAGAACACGAGCTTGAATACTGAAATCGGCAAGACCGGCGAAGTCATCGTCGAAGGCCATGTCATCGGCCGCCTCGACGGCTTCACCTTTGCACCGGACGCTGCGGAAGCAGGCTCCGATGCGAAAGCCTTGCAGGCTGCAGCGCAAGCGGTGCTCGCCGGCGAGATCAACATGCGCGCCGAACGGCTCGGCAACGCGCCGGACGACCAGTTCGTGCTGACCTCGGAAGGCATCATCCGCTGGACCGGCGATGCCGTGGCGCGGCTGTCTGCCGCAGAGGACGCGCTGCATCCGCGCATCCGCATCATCTCCGACGAGCGCCTGACCGGCGCCCCCCGCGACAAGGTGCAGGCGCGGATCGAGCTCTGGCTCAAGACCCATATCGAGAAGCTGCTCGGGCCGATGTTCGAGCTCTCCAAGGCCGAGGACGTCACCGGCATCGCCCGCGGCATCGCCTTTCAGCTCGTCGAGGCCCTCGGCGTGCTCGAGCGTCCCAAGATCGCCAACGAGCTGAAGGATCTCGACCAGTCCTCGCGCGCGGTGTTGCGCAAATACGGCGTCCGTTTCGGCGCCTATCACATCTATTTCCCCGGCCTGCTCAAGCCCGCCGCGCGCGCGCTCGCGGCGCTGCTGTGGGCGCTGAAGCAGGACAATGTCGATCTGTCCTCGCTGTCGGGCGCGCAGCATCTGGCCTCCTCGGGGCGCACCTCGTTCCCGGTCGACAAGGCGCTGCCGCGCGATGCCTATCGCGTGCTCGGCTACAAGCAGGCCGGCGAACGCGCCGTGCGCGTCGACATTCTGGAGCGACTGGCCGATCTGATCCGCCCGGCGCTGGCCTGGCGCGAGAACGCATCCGGCGAGAAGCCCGCCGGCGCCTTCGACGGCCGCAGCTTCGTCGTGACGCAGGCGATGACCTCGCTCACCGGCTCCGCCGGCGAGGATTTTGCGTCGGTGCTGCGCGCGCTCGGCTATCGCATGGAGAAGCGTCCGCCGCTGCCGCCCAAGCCCGTCGTTGCTGAGCCCGTCGTGGCCGAGCAGGTCGTGACTGAAACGGTCGCGGCAGACACGCCGCCGGTTGAAGGCAGCGCCGAGACCTCGACCGAGACCGCGGCGGAGGCCGTTGCCGGCCTGCCCGAGGCGCCGGCCGCATCCACCGACGTTGCCGCTGAAGCCGTCACCGTCGAAGATGCTCCCGGCATCGAGCCGCAGGACGAGCAGGCTCACGACGCCGCGCCCGCGCCGGAAGCCTCCGCCGAGGCGCCCGTGACGCCCGAAGACGCCCCCGGCATCGCGCCGCCGGCGGAAGAGCCCACAGTGTCTCCGGAGGCCGCCGGCCTCGATGCGGCTGCGGCCGAGACCGCCGCAACGGAAGCCGCTGCATCGCCCGACGCTGCCGCGCCTGAGGCCGCGGCTGCGCCCGCCGAGCCCGAGCTGGTCGAGGTCTGGCGTCCCGGCGGCCGTCACGAGGACCGCAAGCCGCGCCACGAGCGCCACCGCCACCAGCGTCATCACAACAACCAGCGTGCGCAGGCCGGTGGCGAGGCCGGCGCTGCGAGCGCTGCGCCCGGCGAAGCCGTCGGCGGCGAGAAGCGCAATGAACGCCATCGCCACGGCGGCCATCGCAAGGACGGCGGCAGAGACTTCCGCAAGCCGCGCGAAGGTGGCGGCGAAGGCGCGCCGCGTCCCGAGGGGCGCGACGACAAGCAGCGCCGCTTCGAGGGTAGGGATCGTGACAACAAGGATCGCGACAACAAGGGGCGTGATCGCGACAAGGGCAAGTTCGGCGGCGATCGCGACAAGGGCCGCGACAATCGTGGTCGCGACCGCGACAAGGGGCGCGATCGCCAGGGTGGTCCGTCGCTGCGCCCCTACGCCTCGAGCGCCAATCCGCGCGAGCGGGACCGGCCCGCCGATCCGAACTCGCCGTTCGCCAAGCTCGCCGCGCTGAAAGAGCAGCTGTCCGGCCGCAAGGAATGA
- the fdxA gene encoding ferredoxin FdxA: MTYVVTENCIKCKYTDCVEVCPVDCFYEGDNMLVIHPDECIDCGVCEPECPADAIKPDTEPGLEKWLQVNADYAKSWPNITQKKESPADAKEFDGMEGKFEKYFSPNPGSGD; this comes from the coding sequence ATGACTTACGTCGTCACTGAAAACTGCATCAAGTGCAAGTACACCGACTGCGTCGAGGTCTGCCCGGTCGACTGCTTCTACGAGGGTGACAACATGCTCGTCATCCATCCCGACGAGTGCATCGATTGCGGCGTGTGCGAGCCGGAGTGCCCCGCCGACGCCATCAAGCCGGATACGGAACCGGGCTTGGAAAAGTGGCTCCAGGTCAACGCCGACTACGCCAAGAGCTGGCCGAACATCACCCAGAAGAAAGAATCACCTGCCGACGCCAAGGAATTCGACGGCATGGAAGGCAAGTTCGAGAAATATTTTTCTCCGAACCCCGGCTCCGGCGACTAA
- a CDS encoding CarD family transcriptional regulator, with translation MPNKTAKPAAKATAAKPAAKSVTAKPAAKPVAAKAPAAKPAAPKAPVAAAPAKAPVAAKPAAKPAAAPKVEEKKVVTQRQGFKANEFVVYPAHGVGQILAIEEQEIAGAKLELFVINFIKDKMTLRVPTAKVANVGMRKLSEPTLVKKALETLKGRARVKRTMWSRRAQEYEAKINSGDIVAIAEVVRDLYRSESQPEQSYSERQLYEAALDRLSREIAVVQHSTETEAVKEIEAQLAKSPRRNAKAEAAEGEADAEGEADDSDGDDTTVADEAA, from the coding sequence ATGCCTAACAAGACTGCCAAACCGGCCGCGAAAGCGACCGCTGCCAAGCCTGCTGCCAAGTCTGTGACTGCAAAGCCTGCTGCCAAGCCCGTTGCCGCCAAGGCTCCCGCTGCCAAGCCCGCCGCGCCGAAGGCTCCCGTTGCTGCTGCTCCTGCCAAGGCTCCCGTCGCTGCCAAGCCGGCCGCGAAGCCCGCTGCTGCGCCGAAGGTCGAGGAAAAGAAGGTCGTGACCCAGCGCCAGGGCTTCAAGGCCAACGAATTCGTCGTCTATCCCGCTCACGGCGTCGGCCAGATCCTGGCCATTGAGGAGCAGGAGATCGCCGGCGCGAAGCTCGAGCTGTTCGTCATCAACTTCATCAAGGACAAGATGACGCTACGCGTGCCGACTGCCAAGGTCGCCAATGTCGGCATGCGCAAGCTGTCCGAGCCGACGCTGGTGAAGAAGGCGCTCGAGACGCTCAAGGGCCGCGCCCGGGTCAAGCGTACCATGTGGTCGCGCCGCGCCCAGGAATACGAAGCGAAGATCAATTCGGGCGACATCGTCGCGATCGCGGAGGTCGTGCGCGACCTCTATCGCTCGGAATCGCAGCCGGAGCAGTCCTATTCCGAACGCCAGCTGTATGAAGCGGCGCTCGATCGCCTGTCCCGCGAGATCGCCGTGGTGCAGCACTCGACCGAGACCGAAGCGGTCAAGGAGATCGAGGCCCAGCTCGCCAAGAGCCCGCGCCGCAACGCCAAGGCGGAAGCCGCCGAGGGCGAAGCCGATGCTGAGGGTGAGGCCGACGATAGCGATGGCGACGACACCACCGTCGCCGACGAGGCCGCGTAA
- a CDS encoding response regulator transcription factor, whose product MTPDRSLIVVEDDAGFARTLKRSFERRGYDVVLAASIEEVRQVLEQRSFGHAVVDLKLGGASGLACVELLHAHDPDTLIVVLTGFASISTAVEAIKLGACHYLAKPSNTDDIEAAFTKAAGNAEVALDARPTSIKTLEWERIHQTLIETDFNISEAARRLGMHRRTLARKLEKRPVK is encoded by the coding sequence TTGACGCCTGACCGTTCACTCATCGTCGTCGAGGACGATGCCGGCTTCGCGCGAACGCTGAAGCGCTCGTTCGAGCGCCGCGGCTACGACGTCGTGCTGGCCGCCTCGATCGAGGAGGTGCGCCAGGTGCTGGAGCAGCGCTCCTTCGGTCATGCCGTGGTCGACCTCAAGCTTGGCGGAGCCTCGGGCCTTGCCTGCGTCGAGCTGCTGCACGCACACGACCCCGACACGCTGATCGTGGTGCTCACGGGCTTTGCCAGCATCTCGACTGCCGTGGAGGCGATCAAGCTGGGCGCCTGCCACTATCTCGCAAAGCCGTCGAACACGGACGACATCGAAGCCGCCTTCACCAAGGCCGCGGGAAACGCCGAGGTCGCACTCGACGCACGGCCGACCTCGATCAAGACGCTGGAATGGGAACGTATCCACCAGACCCTGATCGAGACCGATTTCAACATCTCGGAAGCGGCCCGGCGGCTCGGCATGCACCGGCGCACGCTGGCACGGAAGCTCGAGAAGCGGCCGGTCAAATAG
- a CDS encoding ATP-binding protein — MLERSSNRPDDGKTLPHTLAHDGLAVTLQSPADARSELIGPTPASDETNRKNMTLLIQLRWTAVVGQIVTIGAVHFGLGIPLPLERMGAVIGALVLLNVSSLIWVRHRAAITNNELLVALMLDVAALTAQLYLSGGATNPFTSLFLLQVTLGAVLLDARSTWSLVALTCASFVWLTLAYRPLDLPPNPLSETYTLTVLGMLVGFVLNAVLLVVFVTRINRNLRERDAHLAALRQHAAEQDHIVRMGLLASGAAHELGTPLASLSVILSDWRRMPDLAADQELAEDLAEMETSLQRCKSIVTGILVSAGEARGEGSSPTTVTAFVTALVDEWRDARSARTLYFVNTFGADVAIVSDIALKQVIFNVLDNAYEVSRDWVELVAEREGDNLVLSISDRGPGFAPEMLAQLGKPYHSSKGRAGGGLGLFLVVNVVRKLGGTVIAENHRKRGATVRLTLPLATLAIGGNFDA; from the coding sequence ATGCTGGAACGATCGTCGAACAGACCTGACGACGGGAAGACGCTTCCCCACACACTTGCTCATGACGGCCTGGCCGTCACGCTGCAATCGCCGGCGGACGCGCGCAGCGAGTTGATCGGCCCCACTCCGGCCAGCGACGAGACCAACCGCAAGAACATGACGCTGCTGATCCAGCTGCGCTGGACCGCGGTGGTCGGCCAGATCGTGACCATCGGCGCCGTGCATTTCGGCCTCGGCATCCCCCTGCCATTGGAGCGGATGGGCGCGGTGATCGGCGCGCTGGTGCTGCTCAACGTCTCCAGCCTGATCTGGGTGCGCCATCGCGCCGCGATCACCAACAACGAGCTGCTGGTCGCCCTGATGCTGGACGTGGCCGCGCTGACCGCGCAGCTCTATCTCAGTGGCGGCGCCACCAACCCCTTCACCTCGCTGTTCCTGCTCCAGGTGACGCTGGGCGCGGTGCTGCTCGATGCCCGTTCGACCTGGTCGCTGGTCGCGCTGACCTGCGCGAGCTTTGTCTGGCTGACCCTGGCCTACCGGCCGCTGGATTTGCCGCCCAATCCACTGAGCGAGACCTACACCCTCACCGTCCTCGGCATGCTGGTCGGCTTCGTGCTCAACGCCGTGCTGCTGGTCGTGTTCGTCACCCGCATCAATCGAAACCTGCGCGAGCGCGACGCGCATCTGGCGGCGTTGCGCCAGCATGCCGCCGAGCAGGACCACATCGTGCGCATGGGCCTGCTCGCCTCCGGCGCGGCGCATGAGCTCGGCACCCCGCTCGCCTCGCTCTCGGTCATCCTCAGCGATTGGCGCCGCATGCCGGATCTTGCCGCCGACCAGGAGCTCGCCGAGGACCTCGCGGAGATGGAGACATCGCTGCAGCGCTGCAAGTCGATCGTGACAGGCATTCTGGTCTCGGCCGGCGAAGCGCGCGGCGAAGGCTCGTCGCCGACCACGGTGACGGCGTTCGTCACCGCCCTGGTCGACGAATGGCGCGACGCGCGCTCGGCCCGGACGCTCTACTTCGTCAATACGTTCGGCGCGGACGTTGCCATCGTCTCCGACATCGCCTTGAAGCAGGTGATCTTCAACGTGCTCGATAACGCCTATGAGGTCTCGCGCGACTGGGTCGAGCTCGTGGCCGAGCGCGAGGGCGACAACCTCGTGCTGTCGATCTCCGACCGCGGCCCCGGCTTTGCGCCGGAAATGCTGGCGCAGCTCGGCAAGCCCTACCATTCCAGCAAGGGCCGCGCCGGCGGCGGGCTCGGCCTGTTCCTGGTGGTGAACGTGGTGCGCAAGCTGGGCGGCACCGTCATTGCGGAAAATCACAGGAAGCGCGGCGCCACGGTACGCCTGACGCTGCCGCTGGCAACGCTGGCGATCGGAGGGAATTTTGACGCCTGA